From a single Rutidosis leptorrhynchoides isolate AG116_Rl617_1_P2 chromosome 5, CSIRO_AGI_Rlap_v1, whole genome shotgun sequence genomic region:
- the LOC139846792 gene encoding glutamine synthetase nodule isozyme-like: MALLNDLINLNLTDSTKKIIAEYIWIGGSGMDIRSKARTLPELVSDPKKLPKWNYDGSSTGQAPGEDSEVIVYPQAIFKDPFRGGNNILVICDAYTPAGEPIPTNKRYAAAKIFSDPKVEKEVPWFGLEQEYTLLQKDINWPLGWPQGGFPGPQGPYYCGIGADKAFGRDIVDAHYKACLYAGINISGINGEVMPGQWEFQVGPTVGIASGDELWAARYILERITEIAGVVVSFDPKPIPGDWNGAGAHTNYSTKSMREEGGYEIIKKAIEKLGKRHKDHIAAYGEGNERRLTGKHETADINTFKWGVANRGASIRVGRDTEKDGKGYFEDRRPASNMDPYVVTSMIAETTILL; encoded by the exons ATGGCTCTCCTCAACGATTTAATCAATCTCAATCTCACAGATTCCACCAAGAAAATTATAGCTGAATATATTTG GATTGGGGGATCTGGAATGGACATCCGAAGCAAAGCAAGG ACTCTTCCTGAGCTAGTAAGTGATCCCAAAAAGCTGCCAAAGTGGAACTACGATGGCTCGAGCACGGGTCAAGCCCCAGGCGAAGATAGTGAGGTCATAGTCTA TCCTCAAGCTATTTTCAAGGATCCATTCAGGGGTGGAAACAACATCTTG GTGATTTGTGACGCGTACACCCCTGCTGGCGAGCCAATTCCCACAAACAAGAGGTACGCTGCGGCCAAAATCTTCAGCGACCCTAAAGTAGAGAAAGAAGTCCCTTG GTTTGGACTAGAGCAAGAATATACCTTGTTGCAAAAGGATATCAACTGGCCTTTAGGCTGGCCCCAAGGAGGGTTCCCTGGACCTCAA GGGCCGTACTATTGTGGTATCGGTGCTGACAAGGCCTTTGGACGCGATATTGTTGATGCCCACTATAAGGCTTGCCTTTATGCTGGTATTAATATCAGCGGCATTAACGGTGAAGTTATGCCTGGACAG TGGGAATTTCAAGTTGGACCAACAGTTGGTATTGCGTCTGGTGATGAATTGTGGGCTGCGCGTTACATACTTGAG agGATTACTGAGATCGCTGGAGTTGTGGTCTCATTCGACCCAAAACCTATTCCG GGTGATTGGAATGGTGCTGGAGCTCACACTAACTACAG TACTAAATCAATGAGGGAAGAGGGAGGATACGAGATCATCAAGAAAGCTATTGAGAAGTTGGGTAAGAGGCATAAGGATCACATAGCGGCTTATGGTGAAGGAAATGAACGTAGGCTCACTGGTAAACACGAGACTGCTGACATCAACACTTTCAAATGG gGTGTTGCAAACCGTGGTGCGTCTATTCGTGTTGGAAGAGACACAGAGAAAGATGGGAAAGGTTACTTTGAGGACCGTAGGCCTGCATCTAACATGGACCCGTATGTTGTTACTTCAATGATTGCCGAGACTACGATCCTGTTGTAA